A DNA window from Hevea brasiliensis isolate MT/VB/25A 57/8 chromosome 2, ASM3005281v1, whole genome shotgun sequence contains the following coding sequences:
- the LOC110660640 gene encoding putative recombination initiation defects 3 isoform X2, protein MKLKINKACDLNSISVLPPQSRRPSAIPTGLQASQLRSQTSQQSFSQGISSQRGMFSQLSQTSFDEALTNDQRVSSQERENSVKKTSCLPLVSYAREESQMPISRSTSNLMRKWNPISVPDHKCQVLEELEHRIGMMETSLNKFGMILGSVQSDVMQVNKGTKEVSLEMEGIRQKLIVLETSLQLMIKGQEDTKFTLDGNLKSISDQLSKDMYQDKSQQIFSVLSALSKQMEASLLKLHNDLRMTFTKVTACNLKTLNQSSPSIAVLPRKVTGCYTAPQRKQESPGNPAMPRRACGQVTVCPKIEMGAWNTVRPEQATFTQRASHKEEKRKGVSSFQKEKQCSVIVESDEEIDGGFSCLIDEKETENIIHSLAMLTELF, encoded by the exons ATGAAGTTGAAGATCAACAAAGCCTGTGATCTCAACTCTATTTCGGTCCTTCCTCCTCAATCAAG GAGACCGAGTGCTATTCCAACTGGACTACAAGCATCACAGCTTAGATCGCAAACATCACAGCAATCATTTTCACAGGGAATTTCATCGCAGCGTGGCATGTTTTCTCAGCTATCTCAGACCTCTTTTGATGAAGCTCTGACAAATGACCAG AGAGTTAGTTCTCAAGAGCGAGAGAACTCTGTGAAGAAGACATCTTGCTTGCCCCTAGTTAGCTATGCACGTGAAGAAAGCCAAATGCCGATCTCAAGATCTACTTCCAATTTAATGCGTAAATGGAATCCAATATCTGTTCCAGATCATAAAT GTCAGGTACTGGAAGAACTTGAGCACCGGATTGGAATGATGGAAACTTCATTAAACAAGTTTGGAATGATCTTGGGTTCCGTTCAGAGTGATGTCATGCAAGTGAACAAGGGAACAAAAGAAGTATCACTGGAGA TGGAAGGCATACGACAGAAATTAATTGTCCTTGAAACCTCACTGCAGCTAATG ATCAAGGGACAAGAAGATACTAAATTTACTCTTGATGGGAACTTGAAATCTATATCTGATCAACTGAGCAAGGATATGTATCAAGATAAATCACAACAGATTTTCTCGGTGCTTTCTGCCTTATCAAAGCAGATGGAAGCTTCTCTGCTGAAATTACATAATGACCTCCGCATGACCTTTACCAAA GTAACAGCTTGCAACCTGAAAACCCTCAACCAAAGTAGCCCGTCAATTGCTGTGCTTCCACGAAAG GTTACTGGCTGTTATACCGCTCCACAAAGAAAGCAGGAGTCCCCTGGGAA TCCAGCCATGCCTCGAAGGGCCTGTGGGCAAGTAACAGTGTGTCCAAAGATAGAAATGGGAGCTTGGAACACTGTAAGGCCTGAGCAAGCTACATTCACACAAAGGGCATCCCACAAGGAGGAGAAGCGCAAAGGAGTTTCTTCCTTTCAGAAG GAAAAACAATGTAGTGTTATCGTTGAATCAGATGAGGAGATTGATGGAGGTTTTTCCTGCTTAATTGACGAGAAGGAAACAG AGAACATTATACATTCACTAGCCATGCTTACAGAGCTATTTTGA
- the LOC110660640 gene encoding putative recombination initiation defects 3 isoform X1, translating to MKLKINKACDLNSISVLPPQSRRPSAIPTGLQASQLRSQTSQQSFSQGISSQRGMFSQLSQTSFDEALTNDQRVSSQERENSVKKTSCLPLVSYAREESQMPISRSTSNLMRKWNPISVPDHKCQVLEELEHRIGMMETSLNKFGMILGSVQSDVMQVNKGTKEVSLEMEGIRQKLIVLETSLQLMIKGQEDTKFTLDGNLKSISDQLSKDMYQDKSQQIFSVLSALSKQMEASLLKLHNDLRMTFTKVTACNLKTLNQSSPSIAVLPRKVTGCYTAPQRKQESPGNPAMPRRACGQVTVCPKIEMGAWNTVRPEQATFTQRASHKEEKRKGVSSFQKEKQCSVIVESDEEIDGGFSCLIDEKETGIGNYMIDEAAEESERILRRARRQKRKYCNPIIIN from the exons ATGAAGTTGAAGATCAACAAAGCCTGTGATCTCAACTCTATTTCGGTCCTTCCTCCTCAATCAAG GAGACCGAGTGCTATTCCAACTGGACTACAAGCATCACAGCTTAGATCGCAAACATCACAGCAATCATTTTCACAGGGAATTTCATCGCAGCGTGGCATGTTTTCTCAGCTATCTCAGACCTCTTTTGATGAAGCTCTGACAAATGACCAG AGAGTTAGTTCTCAAGAGCGAGAGAACTCTGTGAAGAAGACATCTTGCTTGCCCCTAGTTAGCTATGCACGTGAAGAAAGCCAAATGCCGATCTCAAGATCTACTTCCAATTTAATGCGTAAATGGAATCCAATATCTGTTCCAGATCATAAAT GTCAGGTACTGGAAGAACTTGAGCACCGGATTGGAATGATGGAAACTTCATTAAACAAGTTTGGAATGATCTTGGGTTCCGTTCAGAGTGATGTCATGCAAGTGAACAAGGGAACAAAAGAAGTATCACTGGAGA TGGAAGGCATACGACAGAAATTAATTGTCCTTGAAACCTCACTGCAGCTAATG ATCAAGGGACAAGAAGATACTAAATTTACTCTTGATGGGAACTTGAAATCTATATCTGATCAACTGAGCAAGGATATGTATCAAGATAAATCACAACAGATTTTCTCGGTGCTTTCTGCCTTATCAAAGCAGATGGAAGCTTCTCTGCTGAAATTACATAATGACCTCCGCATGACCTTTACCAAA GTAACAGCTTGCAACCTGAAAACCCTCAACCAAAGTAGCCCGTCAATTGCTGTGCTTCCACGAAAG GTTACTGGCTGTTATACCGCTCCACAAAGAAAGCAGGAGTCCCCTGGGAA TCCAGCCATGCCTCGAAGGGCCTGTGGGCAAGTAACAGTGTGTCCAAAGATAGAAATGGGAGCTTGGAACACTGTAAGGCCTGAGCAAGCTACATTCACACAAAGGGCATCCCACAAGGAGGAGAAGCGCAAAGGAGTTTCTTCCTTTCAGAAG GAAAAACAATGTAGTGTTATCGTTGAATCAGATGAGGAGATTGATGGAGGTTTTTCCTGCTTAATTGACGAGAAGGAAACAG GCATTGGAAACTACATGATTGATGAAGCAGCAGAAGAGTCTGAGCGAATTCTGAGAAGAGCAAGGAGGCAAAAGAGAAAATACTGTAATCCAATAATTATTAATTGA